One genomic region from Ornithinicoccus hortensis encodes:
- a CDS encoding ribonucleoside-diphosphate reductase subunit alpha: MSITVIKRDGTRTAYDGYEVARSIEAAARGLDDAITRTTQLQSELEITLFDGITSEELDQAVIQVALQNVKDDPAYDTIAARLLVKSLYKQVFGETHDLFGDVDPSTIAKLHRAAFPGYIEAGVRSGQLDTRLTEVFDLERLAEALDPSRDDLLRFIGVQTMRVRYLLDGADGSPLEVPQFFWMRVAMGLSLTEDDATSAAISFYDKMSRLEYLAAGSTLVNAGTSYSQLSNCFVMQMEDDIEHIAKSVRDVMWLTKGTGGIGLSVSKLRSEGSPIRSNNTSSTGPIPFMHTIDSTLRAVSRGGKKFGALCFYMENWHLDFAQFLDLRQNSGDPYRRTRTANTAVWISDEFMKRVERDDEWYLFDPLETPDLVEATGAEFSRLYAEYVTRARAGELRHRRMRAREQFRAILISLQTTSHPWLTWKDTINTRALNQNTGTIHLSNLCTEICLPQDRDNTAVCNLASVNLSRHVTGRRGQARVDWDRLAESTRLAVRQLDNLIDITISSVPESERSNELNRALGLGVMGFTDIVERFGFSYESEQAYELMDQIMEFVSWHAIDASSDLARERGAYPNFAGSRWSEGLVPVDSLDLLEADRGTPVDVDRTTRLDWDALRAKVAGGIRNSTLMAIAPTASIGLVAGTTPGLDPQFSQIFSRSTSSGKFLEVNRNLVQDLQDAGLWEQVREELLRHQGDLSKVEGVPADLQEIYRTSFQLSPYAFLHVAARAQKWIDQAISRNIYLASRDLGDMVELYSAAWRMGVKTTYYLHMMPRHQAEQSTVRVNKAEEAGGNGAPRRGFGGVARAGASGTAPAARGFGAVAPAPTVPATAPAPEPDLTPDPDTTQLELIDGQACPIDPQERLQCDSCQ, translated from the coding sequence ATGAGCATCACGGTCATCAAGCGCGACGGCACGCGCACGGCATACGACGGGTACGAGGTCGCCCGGTCCATCGAGGCGGCGGCCCGCGGTCTGGACGACGCGATCACCCGCACCACCCAGCTGCAGTCCGAGCTGGAGATCACGCTGTTCGACGGCATCACCAGCGAGGAGCTGGACCAGGCCGTCATCCAGGTGGCGTTGCAGAACGTCAAGGACGACCCGGCCTACGACACGATCGCGGCCCGGCTGCTGGTCAAGTCGCTCTACAAGCAGGTCTTCGGGGAGACCCACGACCTGTTCGGCGACGTCGACCCCAGCACCATCGCCAAGCTGCACCGCGCGGCGTTCCCCGGCTACATCGAGGCCGGCGTCCGGTCCGGGCAACTGGACACCCGCCTGACCGAGGTCTTCGACCTGGAGCGGCTGGCCGAGGCCCTCGACCCCTCCCGGGACGACCTGCTCCGGTTCATCGGCGTGCAGACCATGCGGGTGCGCTACCTCCTGGACGGCGCCGACGGCTCGCCGCTGGAGGTGCCACAGTTCTTCTGGATGCGGGTTGCCATGGGGCTCTCGCTCACCGAGGACGACGCCACGAGCGCCGCGATCAGCTTCTACGACAAGATGTCCCGCCTCGAGTACCTGGCCGCCGGGTCCACCCTGGTCAACGCCGGCACCTCCTACAGCCAGCTGTCCAACTGCTTCGTGATGCAGATGGAGGACGACATCGAGCACATCGCCAAGAGCGTGCGCGACGTCATGTGGCTCACCAAGGGCACCGGCGGCATCGGCCTGTCCGTCTCCAAGCTCCGCTCCGAGGGCAGCCCGATCCGGTCCAACAACACCTCCTCGACCGGCCCGATCCCGTTCATGCACACCATCGACTCCACGCTGCGCGCGGTGAGCCGTGGTGGCAAGAAGTTCGGGGCGCTGTGCTTCTACATGGAGAACTGGCACCTCGACTTCGCCCAGTTCCTCGACCTGCGGCAGAACTCCGGCGACCCCTACCGCCGCACCCGCACCGCCAACACCGCCGTCTGGATCTCCGACGAGTTCATGAAGCGGGTCGAGCGGGACGACGAGTGGTACCTCTTCGACCCGCTCGAGACCCCCGATCTGGTCGAGGCCACCGGGGCCGAGTTCAGCAGGCTGTATGCCGAGTACGTCACCCGGGCGAGGGCCGGGGAGTTGCGGCACCGCCGGATGCGGGCCCGCGAGCAGTTCCGGGCCATCCTGATCTCCCTGCAGACCACCAGCCACCCGTGGCTGACCTGGAAGGACACCATCAACACCCGGGCGCTGAACCAGAACACCGGGACGATCCACCTGTCCAACCTGTGCACCGAGATCTGCCTGCCGCAGGACCGGGACAACACCGCAGTCTGCAACCTGGCCTCGGTCAACCTGTCCCGGCACGTCACCGGCCGGCGGGGGCAGGCCCGGGTCGACTGGGACCGGCTCGCCGAGTCCACCCGGCTGGCGGTGCGCCAGCTGGACAACCTGATCGACATCACGATCAGCTCGGTGCCGGAGTCGGAGCGGTCCAACGAGCTCAACCGGGCGCTCGGTCTCGGCGTGATGGGCTTCACCGACATCGTGGAGCGCTTCGGCTTCTCCTACGAGTCCGAGCAGGCCTACGAGCTGATGGACCAGATCATGGAGTTCGTCTCCTGGCACGCGATCGACGCCAGCTCGGACCTGGCCCGCGAACGGGGTGCCTACCCCAACTTCGCCGGCAGCCGGTGGAGCGAGGGCCTGGTGCCGGTCGACTCCCTCGATCTGCTGGAGGCCGACCGCGGCACCCCCGTCGACGTCGACCGGACCACCCGGCTCGACTGGGACGCGCTGCGGGCCAAGGTGGCCGGCGGCATCCGCAACTCCACCCTGATGGCGATCGCCCCGACCGCCTCGATCGGTCTCGTGGCGGGCACCACCCCCGGGCTGGACCCGCAGTTCAGCCAGATCTTCAGCCGGTCCACCAGCTCGGGCAAGTTCCTGGAGGTCAACCGCAACCTGGTCCAGGACCTGCAGGACGCGGGGCTGTGGGAGCAGGTGCGCGAGGAGCTGCTGCGCCACCAGGGCGACCTGTCCAAGGTCGAGGGCGTGCCCGCCGACCTCCAGGAGATCTACCGGACCTCCTTCCAGCTCTCCCCCTACGCCTTCCTGCACGTCGCGGCCCGCGCCCAGAAGTGGATCGACCAGGCGATCAGCCGCAACATCTACCTGGCCAGCCGCGACCTCGGCGACATGGTCGAGCTCTACTCCGCCGCCTGGCGGATGGGGGTCAAGACGACCTACTACCTGCACATGATGCCGCGCCACCAGGCCGAGCAGTCCACCGTGCGGGTCAACAAGGCCGAGGAGGCGGGCGGTAACGGCGCGCCGCGTCGCGGGTTCGGCGGCGTCGCCCGGGCGGGCGCTTCCGGGACGGCTCCTGCCGCGCGCGGGTTCGGTGCCGTGGCTCCGGCCCCGACCGTCCCCGCCACCGCTCCGGCCCCGGAACCGGACCTGACCCCGGACCCCGACACGACCCAGCTCGAGCTGATCGACGGACAGGCCTGCCCGATCGACCCGCAGGAGCGCCTCCAGTGCGACTCCTGCCAGTGA
- a CDS encoding ribonucleotide-diphosphate reductase subunit beta codes for MSIDTTPTTAQTGTGSPRGILGTGIQEGLLLKPVTYPWAYDLYNQAVANTWFPNEVQLGEDLGDFERMTDDERHALTFLMSYFNPNELLVNKALAFGVYPYVNAAECHLYLAKQMWEEANHCMAFEYVLETFPVDREQAYESHVTVPSMAAKEEFEVRYIRRMTEQTLDISTVEGKQDFVRNLVAYNVILEGIWFYSGFMVALSFRQRNLLRNFGSLIDWIVRDESLHLKFGINLILTVLEENPEIATEEFAEEIRQMVLDGVAMEEQYNRDLLPGGILGLNADYINQYVKYLADRRLEELGFEPHYRVANPAKWMAAANDTLELVNFFESTNTSYEVNARAH; via the coding sequence ATGAGCATTGACACCACTCCCACCACCGCTCAGACCGGCACCGGATCGCCCCGCGGCATCCTCGGCACCGGGATCCAGGAGGGCCTGCTCCTGAAGCCGGTCACCTACCCGTGGGCCTACGATCTCTACAACCAGGCGGTCGCCAACACCTGGTTCCCCAACGAGGTCCAGCTCGGGGAGGACCTGGGCGACTTCGAGCGGATGACCGACGACGAGCGGCACGCCCTGACCTTCCTGATGAGCTACTTCAACCCCAACGAGCTGCTGGTCAACAAGGCGCTCGCGTTCGGCGTCTACCCCTACGTCAACGCGGCCGAGTGCCACCTCTACCTGGCCAAGCAGATGTGGGAGGAGGCCAACCACTGCATGGCCTTCGAGTACGTCCTGGAGACTTTCCCGGTGGACCGGGAGCAGGCCTACGAGTCGCACGTGACGGTCCCCTCGATGGCGGCCAAGGAGGAGTTCGAGGTCCGCTACATCCGTCGGATGACCGAGCAGACCCTGGACATCAGCACGGTGGAGGGCAAGCAGGACTTCGTGCGGAACCTGGTGGCCTACAACGTGATCCTGGAGGGCATCTGGTTCTACTCCGGCTTCATGGTGGCGCTGAGCTTCCGGCAGCGGAACCTGCTGCGCAACTTCGGCAGCCTGATCGACTGGATCGTGCGCGACGAGAGCCTGCACCTGAAGTTCGGGATCAACCTGATCCTGACCGTGCTCGAGGAGAACCCGGAGATCGCCACCGAGGAGTTCGCCGAGGAGATCCGGCAGATGGTGCTCGACGGGGTCGCGATGGAGGAGCAGTACAACCGCGACCTGCTGCCGGGCGGGATCCTGGGGCTGAACGCCGACTACATCAACCAGTACGTGAAGTACCTGGCCGACCGGCGCCTGGAGGAGCTCGGCTTCGAGCCGCACTACCGGGTGGCCAACCCGGCCAAGTGGATGGCCGCGGCCAACGACACCCTGGAGCTGGTGAACTTCTTCGAGTCGACGAACACCTCCTACGAGGTGAACGCCCGCGCCCACTGA